A genome region from Vulpes lagopus strain Blue_001 chromosome 7, ASM1834538v1, whole genome shotgun sequence includes the following:
- the ICAM4 gene encoding intercellular adhesion molecule 4, which yields MGSLLPLSLLLLLAAADPGGGIARRRRAAAAPGPGGSSPAPSGTSAPFWVRISPKFKAVPPGGSVWLNCSSSCPLPEDSGLSTRLRRGGTLRGPGWVSYQLVDVRAWSSEVHCFVTCAGQTRGATATITAYKRPQRVILEPPVLAGSEYTLRCHLTHVFPVGFLVVTLRLGGRVIYSENLKRHTSPDLANVTLTYKLPARRRDFRQTVTCHARFNLDGLVVRSSSAPMTLPVLAWSPAPKALASTSIAALVGILLVVGATYCRKWLLMQSRGA from the exons ATGGGGTCTCTGCTCCCCCTGTCGCTGCTGCTTTTGCTGGCGGCCGCCGACCCGGGAGGCGGGATCGCGCGGCGGCGCCGGGCTGCGGCGGCGCCAGGCCCGGGAGGCAGCTCCCCGGCGCCCTCGGGGACCTCCGCGCCGTTCTGGGTGCGCATAAGCCCCAAGTTCAAGGCCGTGCCGCCGGGGGGCTCAGTGTGGCTCAACTGCAGCAGCAGCTGCCCCCTGCCGGAGGATTCCGGCCTCAGCACTCGGCTGCGGCGGGGCGGAACGCTCCGGGGGCCCGGCTGGGTATCCTACCAGCTGGTGGACGTGAGGGCCTGGAGCTCCGAGGTGCACTGCTTCGTCACCTGCGCAGGACAGACGCGGGGGGCCACGGCCACGATCACCGCCTACA AACGGCCGCAAAGAGTGATCCTGGAGCCGCCGGTCTTAGCCGGCAGCGAGTACACGCTGCGCTGCCACCTGACGCACGTATTCCCCGTGGGCTTCCTGGTGGTGACTCTGAGGCTTGGCGGCCGGGTCATCTACTCTGAGAACCTGAAGCGCCACACCAGCCCTGACCTGGCCAACGTGACGCTGACTTACAAGTTACCCGCCAGGCGCCGGGACTTCAGGCAGACGGTGACCTGCCACGCACGCTTCAATCTCGACGGCCTGGTGGTCCGCAGCAGCTCGGCACCCATGACGCTCCCAGTCCTCG CTTGGAGCCCCGCGCCCAAAGCCTTGGCCTCCACCTCCATCGCAGCCCTGGTGGGGATCCTTCTCGTCGTGGGGGCCACCTACTGCCGAAAATGGCTATTGATGCAGTCCCGGGGTGCGTAG
- the ICAM5 gene encoding intercellular adhesion molecule 5, translating into MPGPSPGLCRASLGLWAALGLGLLGLSAVAQEPFWADLQPRVALVERGGSLWLNCSTNCPRPERGGLETSLRRNGTQRGLRWLARQLVDIREPETQPVCFFRCARRTLQARGLIRTFQRPDRVELVPLPAWQPVGENFTLSCRVPGAGPRGSLTLTLLRGAQELIRRSFAGEPPRARGAVLTATVLARREDHGANFSCRAELDLRPHGLGLFENSSAPRELRTFALSPDPPRLAAPRLLEVGSERPVSCTLDELFPASEAGVYLALGDHRLSPEITLEGDALVATATATANAEQEGARQLVCSVTLGGESRETRENVTVYSFPAPVLTLSEPSAPEGKVVTVTCAAGAGALVTLDGIPAEVAGQPAQLQLNATEDDDERSFFCDAVLEVAGETLSKNKSAELRVLYAPRLDDSDCPRSWTWPEGPEQTLRCEARGNPTPSVHCERPDSGAVLALGLLGPVTRALAGTYRCTAANVQGQAVKEVTLTVEYAPALDSVGCPEHITWLEGTEVSLSCVAHGVPPPSVSCVRSGEAKVLEGLLHVGREHAGTYRCEATNPRGSAAKNVAVTVEYGPSFEEPSCPSNWTWVEGSGQLFSCEVDGKPEPSVECIGSEGTSEGMLLPLASPDSNPRVPSISSDLAPGIYICNATNRHGSTVKAVAVSTESPPQMDESTCPSHQTWLEGAEAAALACAARGRPSPQVRCSREGVPRPQRLRVSREDAGTYHCLATNMHGTDARTVTVGVEYRPVVAELAASPPGGVRPGGNFTLTCRAEAWPPAQISWRAPPGALNIGLSSNNSTLSVAGAMGSHGGEYECAATNAHGRHARRITVRVAGPWLWVAVGGAAGGAALLAAGAGLAFYVQSTACKKGEYNVQEAESSGEAVCLNGAGGGAGGGSGAEGGTEAAGASEEQAGGEVFAIQLTSA; encoded by the exons ATGCCGGGGCCCTCGCCGGGGCTGTGCCGGGCGTCGCTCGGCctctgggctgccctgggcctggggctcctcGGCCTCTCAG CGGTCGCGCAGGAGCCCTTTTGGGCGGACCTGCAGCCCCGCGTGGCGCTCGTGGAGCGCGGGGGATCTTTGTGGCTGAATTGCAGCACCAACTGCCCACGACCTGAGCGCGGTGGCCTGGAGACGTCGCTGCGCCGGAATGGGACCCAGAGGGGCTTGCGCTGGCTGGCGCGGCAGCTGGTGGACATCCGCGAGCCGGAGACCCAGCCGGTCTGCTTCTTCCGCTGCGCGCGGCGCACACTGCAGGCGCGTGGGCTCATTCGCACTTTCC AGCGACCGGATCGCGTAGAGCTGGTACCGCTACCTGCCTGGCAGCCTGTGGGCGAGAACTTCACCCTGAGCTGCAGGGTCCCAGGAGCTGGACCTCGTGGGAGCCTCACACTGACCCTGTTGCGGGGCGCGCAGGAGCTCATCCGCCGCAGCTTCGCGGGGGAGCCTCCCCGAGCGCGGGGCGCGGTGCTCACAGCTACGGTACTGGCGCGAAGGGAGGACCATGGGGCCAATTTCTCCTGCCGCGCGGAGCTGGACCTGCGGCCGCACGGCTTGGGGCTGTTTGAAAACAGCTCTGCCCCTAGAGAGCTCCGTACGTTCG CCCTGTCTCCGGACCCCCCGCGCCTCGCCGCCCCCCGGCTCTTGGAAGTGGGCTCAGAAAGACCCGTGAGCTGCACCTTGGACGAGCTGTTTCCAGCCTCGGAGGCTGGGGTGTACCTGGCGCTGGGGGACCACAGGCTGAGTCCCGAGATCACGCTGGAGGGGGACGCGCTCGTGGCCACCGCCACGGCCACAGCTAACGCAGAACAGGAGGGCGCCAGGCAGTTGGTCTGCAGCGTGACCCTGGGGGGCGAGAGCCGCGAGACGCGGGAGAACGTGACCGTCTACA GCTTTCCCGCGCCGGTCCTGACCCTGAGCGAGCCCAGCGCCCCCGAGGGGAAGGTGGTGACAGTGACTTGCGCGGCTGGGGCCGGAGCCCTGGTCACGCTGGACGGAATTCCAGCGGAGGTCGCGGGGCAGCCCGCCCAGCTTCAGCTGAACGCCACCGAGGACGACGACGAGCGCAGCTTCTTCTGCGACGCCGTCCTCGAGGTGGCAGGGGAGACTCTAAGCAAGAACAAGAGCGCCGAACTCCGCGTCCTAT ACGCCCCTCGGCTGGATGATTCGGACTGTCCCAGGAGCTGGACGTGGCCCGAGGGCCCAGAGCAGACGCTGCGCTGCGAGGCCCGGGGAAACCCCACGCCCTCCGTGCACTGCGAGCGGCCTGACAGCGGGGCGGTGCTGGCGCTGGGCCTGCTGGGTCCGGTCACTCGCGCTCTCGCCGGCACTTACCGCTGCACTGCGGCCAACGTCCAGGGCCAGGCAGTCAAGGAAGTGACGCTGACCGTGGAGT ATGCCCCAGCGCTGGACAGTGTGGGCTGCCCAGAACACATTACATGGCTGGAAGGAACAGAGGTCTCGCTGAGCTGTGTGGCACATGGGGTCCCTCCACCCAGCGTGAGCTGTGTGCGCTCTGGGGAGGCCAAGGTCCTCGAGGGCCTGCTGCATGTGGGCCGGGAGCACGCAGGAACCTACCGCTGCGAAGCCACCAATCCTCGAGGCTCTGCAGCCAAAAATGTGGCTGTGACGGTGGAAT ATGGCCCCAGTTTTGAGGAGCCGAGCTGCCCCAGCAACTGGACATGGGTGGAAGGATCTGGGCAGCTGTTTTCTTGTGAGGTGGATGGAAAGCCAGAGCCAAGCGTGGAGTGCATCGGCTCAGAGGGCACGAGTGAGGGGATGCTGCTGCCGCTGGCATCCCCAGATTCCAATCCCAGAGTCCCCAGCATCTCTAGTGACCTGGCTCCTGGTATCTACATCTGCAATGCCACCAACCGGCATGGCTCCACGGTCAAGGCAGTCGCCGTGAGCACGGAGT CGCCGCCGCAAATGGATGAGTCCACCTGCCCAAGTCACCAGACGTGGCTGGAAGGGGCGGAGGCAGCTGCGCTGGCCTGCGCCGCCCGGGGTCGCCCCTCCCCACAAGTGCGCTGCTCCCGGGAGGGCGTGCCCAGGCCTCAGCGGCTGCGCGTGTCTCGAGAGGATGCGGGTACCTATCATTGCTTGGCCACCAACATGCATGGCACGGACGCACGGACTGTCACCGTGGGCGTGGAAT ACCGGCCGGTGGTGGCCGAGTTGGCAGCCTCGCCCCCCGGAGGCGTGCGGCCCGGCGGGAACTTCACGTTGACCTGCCGCGCAGAGGCCTGGCCCCCCGCGCAGATCAGCTGGCGCGCGCCCCCCGGGGCGCTCAACATCGGCCTGTCGAGCAACAACAGCACCCTGAGCGTGGCGGGCGCCATGGGCAGCCACGGCGGCGAGTACGAGTGCGCAGCCACCAACGCGCATGGGCGCCACGCGCGACGCATCACGGTGCGCGTGGCTG GGCCGTGGCTGTGGGTCGCCgtgggcggcgcggcggggggcgcggccctGCTGGCCGCGGGGGCCGGCCTGGCCTTCTACGTGCAGTCCACCGCCTGCAAGAAGGGCGAGTACAACGTGCAGGAGGCCGAAAGCTCGGGCGAGGCCGTGTGTCTCaacggcgcgggcggcggcgccgGCGGGGGCTCGGGCGCCGAAGGTGGAACCGAGGCTGCGGGCGCCTCCGAGGAGCAGGCGGGGGGCGAGGTCTTCGCCATCCAGCTGACGTCAGCGTGA
- the ZGLP1 gene encoding GATA-type zinc finger protein 1 isoform X2, whose amino-acid sequence MEAAPVSDFSKLQELLAPPCLDPKPPRGASPAQQAPRTPRCPRTNGRSFWPARQDSVTALRFLQETAEGLVQTPAWDTHTLGPCWELEALETLGPSPLARDAKNMLTPVSQPSCSSGSPEAPPAPTALPRRRPRKQSKPHQGAEKVDPRFEGVTLKFQIKPDSSLQIIPSYSLACGSRAQAPSTGPAGGPEVNSGGGEALGPRCCASCRTQRTPLWRDAEDGTPLCNACGIRYKKYGTRCSSCWLVPRKSVQPKKLCGRCGVSLGPHQGPTQEGDPRWKTQASGSRVPISGGHCPPPWALGQSGLAEPPLRKRPQQ is encoded by the exons ATGGAGGCCGCGCCTGTCTCAGACTTCTCGAAGCTGCAGGAGCTGCTGGCGCCACCGTGTCTGGACCCTAAGCCGCCCAGGGGGGCGTCCCCCGCACAGCAGGCACCAAGGACCCCAAGATGCCCCAGAACCAATGGCAG GTCCTTCTGGCCTGCACGCCAGGACTCGGTCACTGCCTTGCGTTTCCTCCAAGAAACAGCAGAGGGGCTGGTCCAGACCCCTGCCTGGGACACCCACACCCTGGGGCCCTGCTGGGAGCTGGAGGCCTTGGAGACTCTGGGACCCTCGCCTCTGGCAAGGGATGCCAAGAACATGCTGACCCCAGTCAGCCAGCCAAGCTGCAGCTCGGGGTCCCCGgaggctcccccagcccccacagcCCTACCCCGGAGGAGACCCCGGAAGCAGTCAAAGCCCCACCAGGGCGCTGAGAAAGTGGACCCCCGGTTCGAGGGGGTGACTCTGAAGTTCCAGATAAAGCCGGATTCCAGCCTACAGATCATACCCAGCTACAG CCTGGCCTGCGGTAGCCGCGCTCAGGCTCCCTCTACAGGCCCTGCCGGGGGCCCTGAGGTCAACTCAGGAGGCGGCGAGGCCCTGG GGCCACGGTGCTGTGCTTCCTGTAGAACCCAGAGGACCCCACTCTGGAGAGATGCAGAAGATGGGACCCCTCTCTGCAATGCCTGTGGTATCAG GTACAAGAAGTACGGCACCCGCTGCTCCAGCTGCTGGCTAGTGCCCAGGAAAAGTGTCCAGCCCAAGAAGTTATGTGGCAGATGTGGGGTGTCCCTGGGCCCCCACCAAGGCCCAACTCAGGAAGG GGATCCCAGGTGGAAGACCCAGGCGTCAGGCTCCAGAGTCCCCATCTCAGGGGGCCACTgtccccctccctgggccctgggccaatCAGGGTTGGCTGAGCCTCCCCTCAGAAAACGTCCTCAGCAATGA
- the ZGLP1 gene encoding GATA-type zinc finger protein 1 isoform X1: MEAAPVSDFSKLQELLAPPCLDPKPPRGASPAQQAPRTPRCPRTNGRSFWPARQDSVTALRFLQETAEGLVQTPAWDTHTLGPCWELEALETLGPSPLARDAKNMLTPVSQPSCSSGSPEAPPAPTALPRRRPRKQSKPHQGAEKVDPRFEGVTLKFQIKPDSSLQIIPSYSLACGSRAQAPSTGPAGGPEVNSGGGEALGPRCCASCRTQRTPLWRDAEDGTPLCNACGIRSSGWREEFGCLARVGKPTPLGKVASRVVISGPLLHSDVGFSYPHPRYKKYGTRCSSCWLVPRKSVQPKKLCGRCGVSLGPHQGPTQEGDPRWKTQASGSRVPISGGHCPPPWALGQSGLAEPPLRKRPQQ; this comes from the exons ATGGAGGCCGCGCCTGTCTCAGACTTCTCGAAGCTGCAGGAGCTGCTGGCGCCACCGTGTCTGGACCCTAAGCCGCCCAGGGGGGCGTCCCCCGCACAGCAGGCACCAAGGACCCCAAGATGCCCCAGAACCAATGGCAG GTCCTTCTGGCCTGCACGCCAGGACTCGGTCACTGCCTTGCGTTTCCTCCAAGAAACAGCAGAGGGGCTGGTCCAGACCCCTGCCTGGGACACCCACACCCTGGGGCCCTGCTGGGAGCTGGAGGCCTTGGAGACTCTGGGACCCTCGCCTCTGGCAAGGGATGCCAAGAACATGCTGACCCCAGTCAGCCAGCCAAGCTGCAGCTCGGGGTCCCCGgaggctcccccagcccccacagcCCTACCCCGGAGGAGACCCCGGAAGCAGTCAAAGCCCCACCAGGGCGCTGAGAAAGTGGACCCCCGGTTCGAGGGGGTGACTCTGAAGTTCCAGATAAAGCCGGATTCCAGCCTACAGATCATACCCAGCTACAG CCTGGCCTGCGGTAGCCGCGCTCAGGCTCCCTCTACAGGCCCTGCCGGGGGCCCTGAGGTCAACTCAGGAGGCGGCGAGGCCCTGG GGCCACGGTGCTGTGCTTCCTGTAGAACCCAGAGGACCCCACTCTGGAGAGATGCAGAAGATGGGACCCCTCTCTGCAATGCCTGTGGTATCAGGTCctcaggatggagggaggagtTTGGATGCTTAGCCAGGGTGGGGAAGCCCACACCCTTGGGGAAAGTGGCTTCCCGTGTGGTCATTTCTGGGCCTCTGCTGCATTCTGATGTCGGTTTCTCATACCCCCACCCCAGGTACAAGAAGTACGGCACCCGCTGCTCCAGCTGCTGGCTAGTGCCCAGGAAAAGTGTCCAGCCCAAGAAGTTATGTGGCAGATGTGGGGTGTCCCTGGGCCCCCACCAAGGCCCAACTCAGGAAGG GGATCCCAGGTGGAAGACCCAGGCGTCAGGCTCCAGAGTCCCCATCTCAGGGGGCCACTgtccccctccctgggccctgggccaatCAGGGTTGGCTGAGCCTCCCCTCAGAAAACGTCCTCAGCAATGA
- the ZGLP1 gene encoding GATA-type zinc finger protein 1 isoform X3 has protein sequence MEAAPVSDFSKLQELLAPPCLDPKPPRGASPAQQAPRTPRCPRTNGRSFWPARQDSVTALRFLQETAEGLVQTPAWDTHTLGPCWELEALETLGPSPLARDAKNMLTPVSQPSCSSGSPEAPPAPTALPRRRPRKQSKPHQGAEKVDPRFEGVTLKFQIKPDSSLQIIPSYSLACGSRAQAPSTGPAGGPEVNSGGGEALGPRCCASCRTQRTPLWRDAEDGTPLCNACGTRSTAPAAPAAG, from the exons ATGGAGGCCGCGCCTGTCTCAGACTTCTCGAAGCTGCAGGAGCTGCTGGCGCCACCGTGTCTGGACCCTAAGCCGCCCAGGGGGGCGTCCCCCGCACAGCAGGCACCAAGGACCCCAAGATGCCCCAGAACCAATGGCAG GTCCTTCTGGCCTGCACGCCAGGACTCGGTCACTGCCTTGCGTTTCCTCCAAGAAACAGCAGAGGGGCTGGTCCAGACCCCTGCCTGGGACACCCACACCCTGGGGCCCTGCTGGGAGCTGGAGGCCTTGGAGACTCTGGGACCCTCGCCTCTGGCAAGGGATGCCAAGAACATGCTGACCCCAGTCAGCCAGCCAAGCTGCAGCTCGGGGTCCCCGgaggctcccccagcccccacagcCCTACCCCGGAGGAGACCCCGGAAGCAGTCAAAGCCCCACCAGGGCGCTGAGAAAGTGGACCCCCGGTTCGAGGGGGTGACTCTGAAGTTCCAGATAAAGCCGGATTCCAGCCTACAGATCATACCCAGCTACAG CCTGGCCTGCGGTAGCCGCGCTCAGGCTCCCTCTACAGGCCCTGCCGGGGGCCCTGAGGTCAACTCAGGAGGCGGCGAGGCCCTGG GGCCACGGTGCTGTGCTTCCTGTAGAACCCAGAGGACCCCACTCTGGAGAGATGCAGAAGATGGGACCCCTCTCTGCAATGCCTGTG GTACAAGAAGTACGGCACCCGCTGCTCCAGCTGCTGGCTAG
- the FDX2 gene encoding ferredoxin-2, mitochondrial → MPVMAASVARGGVSAGLLLRAARGAWWSRPGGVWGSGEAAAPATARRFRATGSRPAGEEEAGGPERPGDVVNVVFVDRSGQRIPVSGRVGDNVLHLAQRHGIDLEGACEASLACSTCHVYVSEDHLDLLAPPEEREDDMLDMAPLLQENSRLGCQIVLTPELEGAEFTLPKITRNFYVDGHVPKPH, encoded by the exons ATGCCTGTCATGGCCGCCTCCGTGGCCCGGGGAGGCGTGAGTGCCGGGCTTCTCCTGCGGGCGGCCAGGGGAGCCTGGTGGAGTCGGCCTGGGGGCGTTTGGGGGTCTGGGGAGGCGGCGGCGCCAGCGACAGCTAGAAGATTCCGAGCGACAG GCTCGCGGCCGGCgggggaggaagaagctggcGGCCCCGAGCGGCCTGGGGACGT GGTGAACGTGGTGTTCGTAGACCGGTCAGGCCAGCGGATTCCGGTGAGCGGCAGAGTGGGGGACAATGTTCTCCACCTGGCCCAGCGCCATGGAATAGACCTGGAAG GGGCCTGTGAAGCTTCCCTGGCGTGCTCTACCTGCCACGTGTACGTGAGCGAGGACCACCTGGACCTTCTGGCTCCTCCCGAGGAGAG GGAGGACGACATGCTGGACATGGCGCCCCTTCTTCAGGAGAACTCCCGGCTGGGCTGCCAAATCGTGCTGACGCCCGAGCTGGAAGGGGCCGAATTCACCCTGCCCAAGATCACCAGGAACTTCTACGTGGACGGCCACGTCCCCAAGCCCCACTGA